From the Thermosynechococcus sp. genome, the window TCAACAGTACGCTGGTGGCGGTTTTAACGGTGGCCTGTAATCTGCTGACCTCGGCCTTGGCCGCCTATCCCTTGGCTCGGCTTTCCTTTCGCGGGCGAGAGGTGATTTTTACCGCCATTTTGGCCACGATCATGATTCCCTTTCAAATCATCATGATTCCCCTGTTTATTTTGGCGGTGCAGTTGGGGCTGCGGAATACCTATCTGGGAATGATGCTGCCCAGTTTGGCCTCTGCCTTTGGTATCTTTCTATTGCGGCAGGCTTTTATGGCAGTGCCCAAGGAACTAGAAGAGGCGGCTCGTCTCGATGGCTGCTCAGAATTGGGGCTGTGGTGGTTTGTGATGCTACCTGCCATTCGCCCTGCCCTCGTTACCCTTGGCATTTTTGTTTTTATTGGTGCTTGGAGTGATTTTCTCTGGCCGCTGTTGGTTTTGGATCAACCGGAACTTTATACGCTCCCCATTGGCGTGGTGACCTTGGCGGGGACCTTTTCCTTAGATTGGCGACTCATTGCCGCTGGCTCAGTGATTTCAATTGTGCCCGTGTTCATTGTGTTTGTTTTCTTACAGCGATATATTATTCCCTCACACACTGGTGCTGGCCTGAAGGGCTAACTTCTGAGGCCGCGATCGCGAATCCTCTGGCGGTGGCCATATTGGCGGAAGAAGGTTTGAATTTCCGCGGCTCGGCCAAGGGCAATCAGGGTATCCCCCGCCCCTAGGGGCAGGGTTAAGGGGGGATGGGTGACCAAAGTACCCTTTGGATGGCGAACAGCGACAATAATAAAACGCCCGCGGCCTTTCGCTTCCACATCGGCAATTGCCAGTCCCACCAGTGAGGACTCCAAGGGCAGGGTAAACTCCTCAATCTGGAGATCAAGCTGGCTGAGGAGCTCAATTAGGTGACTGCGCTCCTCTTTTTCCTCCAGAAAATCCAAAACTGTGGGGCGAGTAATGAGCTGCACCATGCGGTGGGCACTGATACTGGAGGGTAGGACCACGTGATCGGCGCCGGCAAAACGCAGTTTGGACTCCGTGGCGGGTAATTCACCGTAGGCCAAGATTTGCAATTTGGGATTCAGGCGACGGCCAATTAGCGTAATAAAGACATTGCTGGCATCATCGTCCAAAACCGCCACCAGAGTGCGAGCGCGATCTGCCCCCACGGCCAAGAGTTCATTTTCATCCATCAGATCGTCACCGCGATAAAAAGGGTGCCCTGACTGCTGGGCAAGCCGTAGTCGCGGCCGCTGGTTGTCAATCACAACAAAGGGAATTTGGGCAGCGGCCAAGTTCCTCGCTAAGGTGCGACCCAGAGAACCATAGCCGCAAATGATGACGTGCTCCTTGAGCTTAGCAAGATGCGAGGGGGGTGTCATTGGGGGTAGCGGGCCCGGGAGGTATATTTACGAATTAGCTTGGGGGCATCTTGGGCATGACCCAAAAGAATCAGTGTATCGCCAACTTCGACGACGGGATTGGCGCTGGCGGGAAACAATTGACCATCGCTTTTGCGTAAGCCAACAATGATAAATGCCCCTTGGCCGCGTACCTCCAGTCCCGTCAAGCGCGTACCCACATAGGGGTAATCGGGGGTAATCTCCAGTTCCTCGATGCGGGCATCAATATGGCTGAGCAGTTCATTGAGGGTCTCGAGATCGCCGGTTTGTTCGAGGAAATCAATGCGTGGCCGCCGGATCAGGTTCGTCATTTGACTGGCGCCAATTTTTGTCGGCAAGACGATGTGATCTGCCCCTGCCAGGCGTAGCTTCGATTCCGTGGTGGGTAAATTTGCCCGCGCTACAATCAGCAAACTCGGATTCATGGAGCGCGCCGTCAGCGTAACAAAGACATTGACCGTATCATTGGGCAGCACCGTGGCCAGGGCGATCGCCCGATCAATGCCCACCGCTTGTAGCGTTTCCTCCTCCACCGCACTTCCCAAATAGGCCAAATAGCCCAACTGGAGGGCTAAATCAATGCGCTGTTCATTGAGATCCAAAATCACAAAGGGGGTTTTTAATGCGGTTAACTCCTGAGCCATCATCTGACCAATGCGGCCAAAACCACAAATAATGACATGGCGCTTTAGTTTGTTGATGTCACGACTTGCCCGTTGAATATCGAGTAGGCGTTTAATCTCCCCTTCGGTAAACAGTTGCACCACTGCACCGATGGTATAGACAGTTGCAGCACTGCCGGCCACGATGATCATCATGTTGAAGAAGCGTTGCGCCGGCGTAATCAGCGGTCGCACTTCACTGTAGCCAATACCAAAGACGGTGATCACGTACATATAGAGGGCATCGAGCCAGTTCCAGCCAAAGCTGGTGTAGCCCGCCACCGCCACCAACATGATGAGAATAAAGAGGGTGATGCCAATAATAAAACGGTTGAGGGCAGGGGTCGCAGGTAACCGTCGCATGGCTTTAATACTTGCGCTCTTGGGGCGGAAACAGGGTAATGGTGACGGGCAGATAATCAATCCGAATGCCGTCGCTGTCATAGGTGGCTAGGGTATGGCGTAGGCAGTTGATATCATCCCGCTGGGGATAGTCCTCACGGAAGTGGGCACCACGACTTTCTTGGCGGCTAAGGGCACTACTGAGAATTACCTCAGCAACGATTAGTAGGTTGGCTAGTTCAAAGGCCGCAATCAGTTCCGTATTCCAATAGCGCTGGCGATCATCAAGACGAATCCGGCCATAGGCCGCCTTGAGCCGTTGCAATTCCCCTAAGCCCCGCTGCATTAACTCAGCCGTGCGAAAGACGCCACAGTATTGGGTCATACAATCCTGTACTTGCTGCCGCAGTTGGGCAATGCGCAGATCCCCTGCTTGATCAAAGAGGTGCTGAATCTGCTGCTCTGCTGCTTGCAGGTAGGGCTGGGGGTCAAATTGGGGGCGGGGCAGGCTTGGTAAATCCTTGGCGATCGCGGCACCGGTGCGGCGGCCATAGACCACACATTCTAAGAGAGAATTACTGCCCAAGCGATTGGCACCATGCACCGAGACACAGGCACATTCGCCAGCAGCATAGAATCCGGTCACCATCTCTGTGGCATTGGCCCGCACCTGACCATTGATATTGACCGGAATACCCCCCATGGAGTAGTGCACCGTCGGACGGACAGGAATCGGCTCTACCACTGCATCCACCCCCGCCAAGCGATGGGCTTCCTCCCAACAGAAGGGAATGCGATTCATGATTTTTTCGCGACCCAAGTGGCGGACATCGAGATAGACAAAAGGCCCACCCCTAGAGCCATCCCGGTGGATGCCCCGCCCTTCACGAATTTCGGTGGCGATCGCCCGCGAGGTAATATCGCGGGGAGCCAGTTCCATCCGACTGGGGGCATAGCGTGCCATAAAGCGTTCCCCCTCGGCATTGAGTAGATAAGCCCCTTCGCCGCGCACCGCCTCAGAAATCAAGACACCCGCTGGATACAACCCCGTCGGGTGAAATTGGACAAACTCCATATCCTCAAGGGGTAAGCCTGCCCGTGCCGTCATCCCTAAGCCGTCCCCAGTGGAAGCAAAATCATTAGATGTGGTATTAAAGACCCGACCATAGCCCCCTGTGGCAAAAAGAATGGCGGGTGCCCGCAGAATATCCAGTTGACCCGTTTCAATGTGGTAGGCAACGACCCCCTTGGCCTGCTGCTCCTCGAGAATCAGCCGCAGCACATACCACTCGCTCAAAAAAGTGACATTGTACTTTAGGAGATTGCAGTAGAGTTCGTGGAGAATGGCATGACCCGTTTTGTCGGCGGCATAGCAGGTGCGCCGGTAGGTGTGACCGCCAAAGGCGCGCTGGGCAATGCGGCCATCGGGCAAGCGAGAAAAGAGTACCCCCAAGTGCTCAAGGTCAATCACCACATCGGGCGCTTCTTGGGCAAGAATGGCGACGGCATCCTGATCCGCAAGAAAGTCTGACCCCTTGACCGTATCAAAGGCATGGCTTTCCCAAGAGTCTTCGGTATCCACATTTTTGAGGGTAGCTGCAATGCCCCCTTGGGCAGCAACGGAGTGGGAACGAATGGGATGGGTTTTGGCCACAAGGGCAATGGGGGTCTCGGGGGCCAGGCGGCAAATTTCCAAAGCAGCCCGACAGCCTGCTAGGCCACCACCGACAATCACAACGCCAAAGTCTTGCATCGTCCGTTTGTTCAGCATCTTTTCCTATACTAGTTTGGCGATTAGGAGAGTGACGGCGGCAGCAAAGATGAAGCCAAGATAAAAACAGTAGCAAAATGATCTTGCGAGCCTCACGCTGAATCGTTAGAGTGGCAGTACAGTTCTTTTTTCAGGGGGTGCACGCAGGCTGGTCTTCGCAACGACCGTTGAGGCACGGCGGTTTTGATGCGTTTGCCTGGGTTCTCTCTGTGAAAAGGCTGTAATTCTACTGGAGGCAGCCGTCCTTGAGTGCATTTTTTCTTCACTATGGGGGTTGTGGGGTGCGCCATTGGTGCGATCGCGATCGGGCAGCGGTCATGCACCTCATTGCCAATGTCCTCAGTGAGTTTGGCCTTTCTTGGCAACCTGAAGGTGCCGATGCCGATGTGGTTCACGTTGAAGATTACTACCACCAGCGGGGTGGCCAATTTTGGGTGGTGGAACAAGCTGCAGAAGTCGTTGGCACGATTGCTTTCTATCCTATTCAGCGGGGCGAAGCGGCTGTGGAAATTCGCAAAATGTACCTTCATCCGCGGGTGCGTGGCCAAGGCCTAGGGACATTTCTCCTGTACCATCTGGAGGCGGCAATTCAAGCGGCGGGCTACCGCAAAATCTGGATTGAAACCGCCTCAGTGATGACTGCGGCTGTGCACTTGTACGAGAAGGCGGGCTATCGGCCAGCCACGGGTGTGGAAACGCAGCGCTGCGATCGCGTCTATGTCAAGGACGTAGTGCTTCATGGTATGGCTTCGATGGCTTCTGCCCCCTGCTAGTCTTATTCTCCTGCTGGTTTCACCTGCCGCCTTTGGTCTCTGCCGCCAAGACTTGGCTGACGCTATTGCCCAGGAAATCCAAAACCCCCAATGGCAACGGGGACAGTGGGGCATTGTGGTGCGGGATTTGAGGAGTGGCGAGGTGCTCTACAACCACCAAGGGGAAAAGCTCTTTTTGGTGGCTTCGAATGTGAAGCTCACCACGGTAGCCGCCGCCCTTGACCACTGGGGAGCGAGTCATCGCTTTGTCACTACCCTGAGCGCGCGATCGCCCGACCGAACAACCCTGCGTCTTCAGGGCAGTTTTGATCCCAGTTTCAGCAGCCAAGCCCTGCAACAAATGGCCACTAGCCTTGCTCAGCAGGGGATTCGCCAGATTCAAGTCTTGGAACTTGGCGGCGTCACACCCGTGACGATTGCACCCACATGGGCAATCGAAGACCTCACGATGGGCAATGTAGCGGTCGTTACTCGCTTAAGTATCAATCAAAATGCCCTCAACCTAGAGGTGATACCGCAACAGTTGGGTCAACCCTTAGCACTACGGCAGCCGGAGACTAATTTTCGAGTGGTCAATGAGACCCGCACCGTGGCTCCCTCTGAGCCGGAATTTTTGGAAAGTGAGGTACGCGGCCAGCAGATCATTGTGCGCGGTCAACTCCATAGGGGCAGTGAGTCGGCACAAATGCGCATTCCCCTCACTGAGCCAATTCCCTATCTTCAGCAGCAGGTGCAGCGTGCCTTTGCCCAAGCAGGCATTCAGGTGCTGCAGATTCGCCCTGTGGCAACAGCAGAGCCGTTACCGGATTTATTGGTGCGCCATGCCTCGCCCCCCCTGGCCAAGTTGATCTTGGCAATTCTTCAAGAGAGTGACAATTTCTATGCAGAAATGCTCTTTACAGCTCTGGAGACTGCACAACCCGGTTATCGCCAACGTTACTTGGCGCAGATTGGGGTGCAAGGGGCGGTGTTAGTGGATGGTTCCGGACTGTCGCGGCAAAATTGGCTGACCCCCAATGGTTTAGTGACGCTGTTGCAAGAAATGGCGCGCCCAGATCATGCCTCGCTGTGGCGGCGATCGCTCCCCCGCGGGGGGCGATCCGGAACCCTGCGCCAGCGGCTGCGGGGTACGCCAGCTCAGGATCGCGTCTGGGCCAAAACAGGGACCCTGGCAGGGGTGGCTGCCCTAGCAGGCTATGTGGAACCCCTCGAGGATCGCCCCCTGGTCTTTAGCATGGTTATCAATCAAGCAGGGGAAACAACAGCACACCTGCGTGCGGGCTTGGATCGGATGGTGGTTCTGCTCGCACAATTGCGGGCCTGCGATCGCGCCTCAGAGGGTGCGGGCGATCGCTGGGTGCTAGGGCTCCACCGTCATTTGTGATCTAGGGAACTGCGTTATAGTGTTCTCAAAAAGGGGTGCCGAATCTTGGCGAGCAGTGCTCAGGCTGTCGGCAATCAGCGGGGTAGATTTTAGGAGGTATCCAATGCTAACGGAAACGTGTCCGCGGGACGTCCAAGTGGCGGAAATTGCACCGGGGGTTTTGGTTCTGCGATCGCGCACTTGGGATCGGCTGAAGTTTGAAGTAGAGTATGGCCGCCAACAGGGAACCACCTCCAATTCCTACCTCATTCAAGCCCCTCAACCCACGCTTCTCGATCCACCGGGGGAATCCTTTACCCAGATTTATTTACAAGAACTGCAGCAGCACA encodes:
- a CDS encoding GNAT family N-acetyltransferase codes for the protein MHLIANVLSEFGLSWQPEGADADVVHVEDYYHQRGGQFWVVEQAAEVVGTIAFYPIQRGEAAVEIRKMYLHPRVRGQGLGTFLLYHLEAAIQAAGYRKIWIETASVMTAAVHLYEKAGYRPATGVETQRCDRVYVKDVVLHGMASMASAPC
- the dacB gene encoding D-alanyl-D-alanine carboxypeptidase/D-alanyl-D-alanine-endopeptidase, which translates into the protein MVWLRWLLPPASLILLLVSPAAFGLCRQDLADAIAQEIQNPQWQRGQWGIVVRDLRSGEVLYNHQGEKLFLVASNVKLTTVAAALDHWGASHRFVTTLSARSPDRTTLRLQGSFDPSFSSQALQQMATSLAQQGIRQIQVLELGGVTPVTIAPTWAIEDLTMGNVAVVTRLSINQNALNLEVIPQQLGQPLALRQPETNFRVVNETRTVAPSEPEFLESEVRGQQIIVRGQLHRGSESAQMRIPLTEPIPYLQQQVQRAFAQAGIQVLQIRPVATAEPLPDLLVRHASPPLAKLILAILQESDNFYAEMLFTALETAQPGYRQRYLAQIGVQGAVLVDGSGLSRQNWLTPNGLVTLLQEMARPDHASLWRRSLPRGGRSGTLRQRLRGTPAQDRVWAKTGTLAGVAALAGYVEPLEDRPLVFSMVINQAGETTAHLRAGLDRMVVLLAQLRACDRASEGAGDRWVLGLHRHL
- a CDS encoding carbohydrate ABC transporter permease translates to MTLRQGLTYLLLGAIAIAMLLPLLWLTSTAFKSANEDIFAFPPRWLPAEPTLANFLTVWQTNPFGQYLFNSTLVAVLTVACNLLTSALAAYPLARLSFRGREVIFTAILATIMIPFQIIMIPLFILAVQLGLRNTYLGMMLPSLASAFGIFLLRQAFMAVPKELEEAARLDGCSELGLWWFVMLPAIRPALVTLGIFVFIGAWSDFLWPLLVLDQPELYTLPIGVVTLAGTFSLDWRLIAAGSVISIVPVFIVFVFLQRYIIPSHTGAGLKG
- a CDS encoding succinate dehydrogenase/fumarate reductase flavoprotein subunit; protein product: MQDFGVVIVGGGLAGCRAALEICRLAPETPIALVAKTHPIRSHSVAAQGGIAATLKNVDTEDSWESHAFDTVKGSDFLADQDAVAILAQEAPDVVIDLEHLGVLFSRLPDGRIAQRAFGGHTYRRTCYAADKTGHAILHELYCNLLKYNVTFLSEWYVLRLILEEQQAKGVVAYHIETGQLDILRAPAILFATGGYGRVFNTTSNDFASTGDGLGMTARAGLPLEDMEFVQFHPTGLYPAGVLISEAVRGEGAYLLNAEGERFMARYAPSRMELAPRDITSRAIATEIREGRGIHRDGSRGGPFVYLDVRHLGREKIMNRIPFCWEEAHRLAGVDAVVEPIPVRPTVHYSMGGIPVNINGQVRANATEMVTGFYAAGECACVSVHGANRLGSNSLLECVVYGRRTGAAIAKDLPSLPRPQFDPQPYLQAAEQQIQHLFDQAGDLRIAQLRQQVQDCMTQYCGVFRTAELMQRGLGELQRLKAAYGRIRLDDRQRYWNTELIAAFELANLLIVAEVILSSALSRQESRGAHFREDYPQRDDINCLRHTLATYDSDGIRIDYLPVTITLFPPQERKY
- a CDS encoding TrkA family potassium uptake protein, with product MTPPSHLAKLKEHVIICGYGSLGRTLARNLAAAQIPFVVIDNQRPRLRLAQQSGHPFYRGDDLMDENELLAVGADRARTLVAVLDDDASNVFITLIGRRLNPKLQILAYGELPATESKLRFAGADHVVLPSSISAHRMVQLITRPTVLDFLEEKEERSHLIELLSQLDLQIEEFTLPLESSLVGLAIADVEAKGRGRFIIVAVRHPKGTLVTHPPLTLPLGAGDTLIALGRAAEIQTFFRQYGHRQRIRDRGLRS
- a CDS encoding TrkA family potassium uptake protein produces the protein MRRLPATPALNRFIIGITLFILIMLVAVAGYTSFGWNWLDALYMYVITVFGIGYSEVRPLITPAQRFFNMMIIVAGSAATVYTIGAVVQLFTEGEIKRLLDIQRASRDINKLKRHVIICGFGRIGQMMAQELTALKTPFVILDLNEQRIDLALQLGYLAYLGSAVEEETLQAVGIDRAIALATVLPNDTVNVFVTLTARSMNPSLLIVARANLPTTESKLRLAGADHIVLPTKIGASQMTNLIRRPRIDFLEQTGDLETLNELLSHIDARIEELEITPDYPYVGTRLTGLEVRGQGAFIIVGLRKSDGQLFPASANPVVEVGDTLILLGHAQDAPKLIRKYTSRARYPQ